A window of the Brumimicrobium sp. genome harbors these coding sequences:
- the xseB gene encoding exodeoxyribonuclease VII small subunit, whose translation MGIIEETSYEKALQRLKEIVSALENKEIKIDKLSETVTEAKELVDLCRKKLDKTEEDIKRIISPDEE comes from the coding sequence ATGGGAATAATTGAAGAAACCTCTTATGAGAAAGCGTTGCAACGTTTAAAAGAAATCGTTTCAGCATTAGAAAATAAAGAGATTAAAATAGATAAGCTTTCGGAGACGGTAACGGAGGCAAAAGAATTAGTTGACTTATGTCGTAAGAAGCTTGATAAAACAGAAGAGGATATTAAGCGCATTATTTCTCCGGATGAGGAATAA
- a CDS encoding gliding motility-associated C-terminal domain-containing protein encodes MNRYLSILFLFILSISTAITQENDVWFQPNRGQWDSQILYRVSLNQGDFFIEKDKFTFALNNLGEIYHHAHENNEDIDLISHHTVFAHFKNSSWEGEVIESDSSTFYNNYILGNDQNQWKSKLYSYHKLKFLNYYPGIHLILETTPLAIKYSFEVEPGVDPSIIQIFYEGMDKLSLSQNELSILTRFGAIKEYGLKAWSDSENSIPIKYALQANTISFLFPNGYNQTETLIIDPYLTFSTFTGATSDNWGFTATPDNQGNLYAGGIVFGPGYPTSPGAYDNSYNSGYGNYKIDIGISKFSSDGTQLMYSTFLGGNGNETPNSIITNDQNELYILGVSTSTNFPTSPGAYQTINNGGTVTTQIAIKFDGTDIIVSKLSADGTTLLASTYLGGTSNDGLNISNLNYNYGDVFRGDITIDQDGNIVIASSTLSSDFPIVNGSNTILGGNQDAVVAKLNPNLTSLIWSTYLGGSGDDAGFSIQVNSSNNLLVTGGTKSTNLPFSGGYLPTYQGGTSDGYVAELDGNTNSIIRGTYIGTSSYDQSFFVQLDNADRVYVFGQSLGNIPVSSGVYSKPNSGQFIQQYAADLTTLNWSTRVGGGNGVVEISPTAFLVTNCNEIYYTGWGGSVNSSNSQAVGSTTFGFPTTSDAYQSNTNGSNFYIGVLTADATALSYGTFMGGMNSSYNHVDGGTSRFDKHGRIYHAVCGACAGNPNGFTTTPGAYSTTNNSSNCNMAAWKFDLYAINSALSVPNALICLPDSVHFTNTSQNGDTYHWDFGDGHTSTQYAPNHFYPNTGTYEVELIVSDSQGCFEPDTSVITIYIGDFHGGITQPATKVCPGTPFQLEASGGSTYSWTPAQYLDDPTSPTPLATIDVTTEFTVVVSDSCGVDTLKVTLETYTPTADAIDDQTMCKGDVITLWADGGGTYTWTTNDMSSILSNTTTSTISISPTVTSDYTATIITPDGCELKKYIHVTVFQDKPHPELLDSLVICKGDSKTVTATGGDSITWYPNTEIMATSDTSVVIFASSSRWYYVDFSNPCGTVTDSIYVEVKQVFPAICPDTTVCPGDPIVLWATGGISYVWTPDDYLAHPHDSITTGYSMHPDTYYVQVTDENGCSEIAQTKVFHYPEPKVYVGSDYIGFAGDEVPLSAQGNSMGSYMWSPTEYLSCVNCQDPIATPPSSMTYVVTFIDENGCKAKNQVKIEYKAIIYVPNTFTPDGNGFNDKFFVVGGNVKDFHLTIFNRWGELIFETNNMNSYWDGTYNGQKCKDGTYVWKITYTGIDNFKEELVGHINLLR; translated from the coding sequence ATGAATAGATACCTAAGTATATTATTTTTGTTTATTCTTTCTATATCTACTGCTATTACTCAGGAGAATGATGTTTGGTTTCAACCAAACAGAGGACAATGGGATAGTCAAATTCTATATAGAGTATCTTTAAATCAAGGAGATTTCTTTATTGAAAAAGATAAATTCACTTTTGCATTAAACAATCTAGGTGAAATCTACCATCATGCGCATGAAAACAATGAAGATATAGATCTAATTTCCCACCATACAGTGTTCGCACATTTTAAGAATTCCTCATGGGAGGGAGAGGTGATAGAATCAGATTCTTCTACTTTCTATAACAATTATATCTTGGGAAATGACCAGAATCAATGGAAATCAAAATTATATTCCTACCACAAGCTAAAATTTTTAAATTATTACCCTGGCATTCATCTCATTTTAGAAACAACTCCTTTAGCTATCAAATATTCTTTTGAAGTAGAACCGGGTGTTGACCCTTCTATCATACAAATATTTTATGAAGGAATGGATAAGCTATCACTGAGTCAAAATGAATTATCTATTCTAACACGGTTTGGTGCTATTAAAGAGTATGGTTTGAAAGCATGGTCGGATTCTGAAAATTCAATTCCTATTAAATACGCACTTCAAGCAAATACTATCTCATTTTTATTTCCAAATGGATATAATCAGACGGAAACATTAATCATTGACCCCTACCTTACTTTTTCAACCTTTACAGGTGCCACTTCAGACAATTGGGGTTTCACTGCAACTCCAGACAATCAAGGGAATTTATACGCAGGTGGAATTGTCTTTGGCCCCGGATATCCTACTTCCCCTGGAGCATACGACAATAGCTACAACAGTGGATATGGTAACTATAAAATTGATATTGGAATTTCCAAATTTTCTAGTGATGGCACCCAATTAATGTACTCTACATTCCTAGGAGGAAATGGAAATGAAACTCCAAACTCTATTATAACCAACGACCAAAATGAATTGTATATTCTGGGTGTTTCCACATCTACCAATTTCCCTACCTCTCCAGGGGCATACCAAACAATCAACAATGGAGGAACCGTAACTACTCAAATAGCTATTAAATTTGATGGAACTGACATTATTGTATCTAAATTAAGCGCAGACGGTACCACCCTATTAGCAAGCACCTATCTAGGAGGAACTAGTAATGACGGATTAAATATCAGTAATTTAAATTATAATTATGGGGACGTTTTTCGAGGTGATATAACTATTGATCAAGATGGGAATATTGTGATTGCAAGCTCTACACTATCAAGTGACTTTCCTATTGTTAATGGCTCTAATACCATTTTGGGAGGGAATCAAGATGCTGTTGTCGCAAAACTAAACCCAAACCTAACATCACTGATTTGGTCAACTTACCTAGGAGGTTCTGGAGATGATGCTGGGTTTTCAATTCAAGTAAATTCTTCCAACAATCTACTAGTGACTGGTGGTACAAAATCTACTAATCTCCCATTCTCAGGAGGTTATCTTCCGACTTACCAAGGAGGAACTTCTGATGGATACGTAGCTGAATTAGATGGGAATACCAATTCCATTATCAGAGGAACATATATTGGAACAAGTAGTTATGACCAATCATTTTTTGTGCAATTAGACAATGCTGATAGAGTATATGTTTTTGGTCAGTCCTTAGGAAACATTCCCGTTAGCTCAGGTGTTTATAGCAAACCAAATTCGGGTCAGTTCATTCAACAATACGCTGCTGATTTAACGACATTAAATTGGTCCACCCGTGTTGGCGGAGGGAATGGAGTAGTTGAAATTTCTCCTACCGCTTTTTTAGTAACCAATTGCAATGAAATTTATTATACCGGGTGGGGAGGCTCTGTAAACTCAAGTAATTCCCAAGCTGTTGGTAGTACCACTTTTGGTTTTCCAACCACATCAGATGCCTACCAAAGCAATACCAACGGTAGTAATTTTTACATTGGGGTATTAACAGCTGATGCAACTGCTTTAAGCTATGGAACTTTTATGGGAGGAATGAACAGTAGTTATAATCACGTAGATGGAGGTACGAGTCGTTTTGACAAACATGGTCGTATTTATCATGCTGTATGTGGTGCATGCGCAGGAAATCCAAATGGTTTTACAACCACTCCTGGTGCATATTCAACTACCAATAACAGCTCAAACTGCAATATGGCTGCTTGGAAATTTGATTTGTACGCAATTAATTCTGCACTGTCTGTTCCGAATGCTTTAATATGCTTGCCAGATTCTGTACATTTTACAAATACTTCACAGAATGGAGATACATATCATTGGGATTTTGGTGATGGGCATACTAGTACTCAATACGCACCTAACCATTTCTATCCCAATACTGGCACATATGAAGTTGAATTAATTGTAAGTGATAGCCAAGGCTGTTTTGAACCCGACACTAGTGTAATAACTATTTATATAGGTGATTTTCATGGAGGAATCACACAACCTGCCACAAAAGTTTGTCCAGGAACTCCTTTCCAATTAGAAGCTTCAGGAGGAAGTACATACAGCTGGACTCCTGCACAGTATTTGGATGACCCAACAAGTCCCACTCCTTTAGCCACCATTGATGTAACAACTGAATTTACTGTTGTTGTCTCTGATTCTTGTGGAGTCGATACTTTAAAAGTAACTTTAGAAACATATACCCCTACAGCTGATGCTATTGATGATCAAACTATGTGTAAAGGAGATGTGATAACACTTTGGGCAGATGGAGGAGGAACTTATACTTGGACAACAAATGACATGTCTTCCATATTAAGTAATACGACAACATCTACTATTTCAATTTCTCCAACCGTAACTAGTGATTATACTGCAACTATCATCACCCCGGATGGATGTGAATTAAAAAAATACATTCATGTAACAGTATTCCAAGACAAACCTCATCCGGAACTATTAGATTCCCTAGTTATATGCAAAGGAGATAGTAAAACTGTAACAGCTACTGGCGGAGACTCTATTACATGGTATCCAAATACAGAAATCATGGCTACATCTGACACAAGTGTAGTTATTTTTGCTAGTTCAAGTAGATGGTATTATGTCGATTTTTCTAACCCATGTGGAACTGTAACGGACAGTATTTACGTGGAAGTAAAGCAAGTATTCCCAGCCATTTGTCCAGATACTACTGTTTGTCCGGGAGATCCCATTGTTTTATGGGCGACAGGTGGTATAAGTTATGTATGGACTCCAGATGATTATTTAGCTCATCCACATGATTCAATAACTACAGGTTACTCTATGCACCCAGATACCTATTACGTTCAAGTTACCGATGAAAATGGATGTTCAGAAATTGCACAAACTAAGGTTTTTCATTATCCTGAGCCAAAGGTTTATGTAGGTTCAGATTATATAGGTTTTGCAGGCGATGAAGTGCCTCTTTCAGCACAAGGCAATAGTATGGGTAGTTATATGTGGTCTCCAACTGAATATTTATCCTGCGTCAATTGTCAAGATCCTATAGCAACTCCGCCTAGCTCCATGACATACGTAGTGACATTTATAGATGAAAATGGTTGTAAAGCTAAAAACCAAGTCAAAATTGAATATAAAGCTATAATTTATGTTCCAAACACCTTTACTCCAGATGGAAATGGATTTAACGATAAATTCTTTGTAGTTGGAGGAAATGTAAAAGATTTTCATTTAACAATATTCAACCGTTGGGGCGAGTTGATATTTGAAACCAATAATATGAATTCATATTGGGATGGAACTTATAACGGTCAGAAATGCAAAGACGGAACGTATGTTTGGAAAATCACCTATACAGGGATTGATAATTTCAAAGAAGAATTAGTTGGCCACATTAATTTATTGAGGTAA
- the rpsF gene encoding 30S ribosomal protein S6 produces the protein MTSYETVFILTPVLSEDQAKEAVKKYEGEIKSFKGKIKHSEAWGLKKLAYSIQKKTTGFYFLIEFEGEGDIIANLELSLKRDERVLRFLTVKMDKHHTEWAEKRRARMGNASTKEVEA, from the coding sequence ATGACTAGTTACGAGACTGTTTTCATTTTAACTCCCGTTTTGTCTGAAGATCAGGCAAAGGAAGCAGTAAAAAAGTACGAAGGAGAAATTAAATCCTTCAAAGGAAAAATCAAACATTCTGAAGCATGGGGTTTGAAAAAATTAGCTTACTCTATTCAGAAAAAAACTACTGGATTCTATTTTCTAATTGAATTCGAAGGAGAAGGTGATATCATTGCTAATCTAGAATTATCTCTAAAAAGAGATGAAAGAGTATTGCGCTTCTTAACCGTGAAAATGGACAAGCACCACACTGAATGGGCTGAGAAGAGAAGAGCTAGAATGGGTAACGCTTCAACTAAAGAAGTAGAAGCTTAA
- a CDS encoding SDR family NAD(P)-dependent oxidoreductase, with the protein MENKTVIVTGAHGNLGSAVVQEFLKQGQKVVGFARGNHEESENPFYQTLETDLLKEDESAKSVAIAINRVGEIDTAVLTAGGFTLGTIASTTAPDLEKLFMLNFETAYNVAKPILKHMSENGKGKIFFIGSGVGMDTRKGNGTVAYSLSKSLLFQLANIINADIDKTGVQAHVIVPGTIDTPQNRESMPNADFSQWEKPEDIARIIYDYSQKTNNIDETILLIKEILTKN; encoded by the coding sequence ATGGAAAATAAAACAGTTATCGTAACCGGTGCACATGGTAATTTGGGAAGTGCGGTTGTACAAGAATTTTTGAAACAAGGTCAAAAAGTTGTTGGATTTGCTCGAGGAAATCACGAAGAAAGTGAAAATCCATTTTATCAAACTTTAGAAACAGATTTATTAAAAGAAGATGAATCTGCCAAGTCTGTAGCCATTGCAATCAATCGCGTTGGAGAGATTGACACAGCAGTGCTTACAGCTGGAGGATTTACTTTAGGAACCATTGCTTCTACAACTGCGCCTGACTTAGAAAAGTTATTTATGCTCAATTTCGAAACAGCCTACAATGTAGCAAAACCTATATTAAAACACATGTCTGAAAATGGAAAAGGTAAAATCTTCTTCATCGGCTCAGGTGTGGGTATGGATACTCGCAAAGGAAATGGAACAGTTGCATATAGTCTTTCTAAATCATTATTATTTCAATTGGCTAACATCATCAATGCAGATATAGACAAAACAGGAGTGCAGGCTCACGTCATTGTACCTGGCACCATAGATACACCTCAAAACCGAGAATCTATGCCAAATGCCGATTTTAGTCAGTGGGAAAAACCAGAAGATATTGCACGTATTATCTATGACTATAGTCAAAAGACAAATAATATAGATGAAACGATATTGCTTATAAAAGAAATATTAACAAAAAACTAG
- the rplI gene encoding 50S ribosomal protein L9: MEIILKKNVDKLGYRDEIVVVKPGYANNFLIPQGYGIIATPSAKKAHSETLKQRAHKEEKVKEEAQELAAKFEGIEIKVGAKVGEKGHIFGSVNTIQLSETLKAAGIDVDRKSIKIINEPIKEVGTYTAVANLHKEVSVEFNFEVVGE; encoded by the coding sequence ATGGAAATCATATTAAAGAAAAATGTAGATAAACTAGGTTATAGAGACGAAATCGTAGTAGTAAAACCTGGTTATGCTAATAACTTCTTAATCCCTCAGGGTTACGGAATAATAGCTACCCCTTCTGCAAAAAAAGCACATAGCGAAACTTTAAAGCAACGTGCACATAAAGAAGAGAAAGTAAAAGAAGAAGCTCAAGAATTAGCTGCTAAATTTGAAGGAATAGAAATCAAAGTTGGTGCTAAAGTTGGTGAGAAAGGTCATATCTTTGGATCTGTTAATACTATCCAATTATCTGAAACTTTAAAAGCTGCTGGAATTGATGTAGATAGAAAATCTATCAAAATCATTAATGAACCTATTAAAGAAGTAGGTACTTATACAGCTGTTGCAAACTTACACAAAGAAGTTTCTGTAGAATTTAATTTTGAAGTAGTAGGAGAATAA
- the mnmH gene encoding tRNA 2-selenouridine(34) synthase MnmH: protein MVKELDIEAFLQLNQGYVLLDTRTPAEYEKAHVPGAKNLPLLDNEERAIIGTTYKQKGREEAILQGFELTGSKWRNFIEKALELAPDKKIAVYCWRGGMRSGIMSWILDLYGFKTIKITGGYKSYRNWVLQQFEKEYPIIVLGGMTGSHKTEILTELKKQGEQTIDLEELAQHLGSSYGTLNKLVQPSQEQFENLLAKELFQLDLNRHIWMEDESRNIGKRTLPEHIFEQIRAHQLILLDIEKEKRIDFLVEEYGSLDKEFLIEATERISKRLGPQHAKNAIETIRSNDMRQFIEIVLTYYDKTYTRGLSKRNSEMIKKVTICFENPHQCAEEILLKIK from the coding sequence ATGGTAAAGGAACTCGATATTGAAGCATTTCTACAGTTGAATCAGGGCTATGTTCTGTTAGATACACGTACTCCGGCCGAATATGAAAAGGCTCATGTTCCCGGTGCTAAGAATTTACCTTTACTGGATAATGAGGAGCGTGCAATCATCGGGACCACCTATAAGCAAAAAGGTCGTGAAGAAGCTATCTTACAAGGATTCGAGCTTACGGGAAGCAAATGGCGTAATTTCATTGAGAAAGCACTTGAATTAGCACCCGATAAAAAGATTGCGGTGTATTGCTGGCGAGGTGGAATGAGAAGTGGAATCATGTCATGGATCCTAGATTTATACGGATTCAAAACAATTAAGATTACAGGAGGCTACAAAAGTTACCGCAATTGGGTTTTACAACAATTTGAAAAAGAATATCCAATCATTGTGCTAGGCGGAATGACAGGTTCACACAAAACTGAAATTCTTACCGAATTAAAAAAGCAGGGCGAACAGACAATAGACTTGGAGGAATTAGCACAACACTTAGGTTCTTCTTATGGAACATTGAATAAACTCGTACAACCTTCACAAGAACAATTTGAAAATTTGCTAGCGAAAGAACTTTTTCAACTTGATTTAAACAGACACATTTGGATGGAGGATGAAAGTCGAAATATCGGAAAACGCACACTTCCCGAACATATCTTTGAACAGATTAGAGCACATCAATTGATTCTGCTTGATATTGAAAAAGAAAAACGCATTGATTTTCTAGTAGAGGAATATGGTTCTTTAGATAAAGAATTTCTTATCGAAGCCACCGAAAGAATTAGCAAACGCTTAGGGCCACAACATGCTAAAAATGCAATCGAAACTATTAGAAGTAACGATATGCGACAATTTATTGAGATTGTTCTAACCTATTATGATAAAACATACACCCGAGGATTATCCAAGAGAAATAGTGAAATGATAAAAAAAGTAACTATTTGCTTTGAAAATCCGCATCAATGCGCAGAAGAAATTCTCCTAAAAATAAAATAA
- a CDS encoding pseudouridine synthase, with protein MSFHYYAIYKPYDMLSQFTGEDGVSALGDLYHFPKDVYPIGRLDKDSEGLLLLTNDNVFKNKVLDPTNKLAKTYWAQVDNDITEEACRKLESGTISIKHNKKKHIVAPALCKKIENPELPERSVPIRFRKDIPTSWIALTIHEGKNRQVRKMTAAVGFPTLRLVRTAIGKLHLNQMKPGEVIKIHPKDVI; from the coding sequence ATGTCTTTCCATTATTATGCCATCTACAAACCTTATGACATGCTTTCCCAATTCACAGGAGAAGATGGAGTAAGTGCCTTAGGAGACCTATACCACTTCCCTAAAGATGTGTACCCGATTGGACGTTTAGATAAAGATAGTGAGGGACTTTTACTTTTAACAAATGATAATGTCTTCAAAAATAAAGTTCTTGATCCAACGAATAAGCTAGCCAAAACATATTGGGCACAGGTGGATAATGACATTACAGAAGAAGCTTGTAGAAAATTAGAATCAGGAACTATCAGTATTAAGCATAACAAAAAGAAACATATAGTAGCACCTGCTCTGTGCAAGAAAATAGAAAATCCAGAGCTACCTGAGCGGAGTGTACCCATACGTTTTCGAAAGGATATACCAACAAGCTGGATTGCACTCACTATTCATGAAGGGAAAAATAGACAAGTTCGAAAGATGACTGCTGCTGTTGGCTTCCCCACCTTAAGATTAGTTCGCACAGCAATAGGGAAGTTACATCTGAACCAGATGAAACCCGGCGAAGTGATAAAAATCCATCCAAAAGATGTAATTTAG
- the rpsR gene encoding 30S ribosomal protein S18 — protein sequence MAQDVRYLSPVNIDIVKNKYCRFKKSGIKFVDYKDADFLLKLLNEQGKILPRRITGTSAKFQKKVNKAVKRARHLAILPYVGDQLR from the coding sequence ATGGCACAAGATGTAAGATATCTATCACCAGTAAACATTGATATAGTAAAAAATAAATATTGTCGTTTTAAGAAAAGCGGAATCAAATTCGTAGATTATAAGGATGCTGATTTCTTATTAAAACTTTTAAACGAACAAGGTAAAATTTTGCCTAGAAGAATCACTGGTACTTCTGCAAAATTCCAAAAGAAAGTAAACAAAGCTGTTAAACGTGCTCGTCACTTAGCTATTTTACCATACGTTGGAGACCAATTAAGATAA
- the xseA gene encoding exodeoxyribonuclease VII large subunit, whose translation MSERKIYTLTQLNQAFERHVMKHFGSQDYWITAEIVKVNQKSGHFYLELADSMNDKTTAISSAVIWATTYASVVEKIGLKEVLGILQPGNKALLNVKLEYHSIYGLKINIRAIDPSYSYGEIERKRQEVIKKLQNEGIFLNQQDIRLPTIIKRIALIGSPETSGFRDFQNELFVNYDFNKFKVKIFPVSVQGETAIPGIVDAIKEANCYDVDVIAILRGGGSKMDLALFDDYRIAKEICLSRLPVLTGIGHETDEVVSDLVARQHFITPTAVGQFIQYGVQSFQKIMRELYDKTIQLSLQDLGGAREEFLHYNNYLTHYVRELIQYWKQTFREFGFEISEKSREYVYSEKSDLMDLSHDLTTELQRLLHREVSGLELQQERIFNLSLNQLERERINLSNQEELLALLNPLKILSAGFTISTIGDQDVRDVDVQIGDEMRTLASNSLLVSKIISKTELDHGNN comes from the coding sequence TTGTCTGAACGAAAAATATATACATTAACCCAATTGAATCAAGCCTTTGAAAGGCATGTGATGAAGCATTTTGGATCTCAGGATTATTGGATTACTGCTGAGATTGTAAAAGTAAATCAGAAAAGTGGGCATTTTTATTTGGAGTTAGCAGACAGTATGAATGATAAAACAACAGCAATTAGTTCTGCCGTTATTTGGGCCACAACTTATGCTTCTGTTGTTGAAAAAATAGGTTTAAAAGAAGTACTAGGCATTTTGCAACCTGGAAATAAGGCTTTGTTGAATGTTAAGTTGGAATATCATTCGATTTATGGACTAAAGATTAATATTCGTGCCATTGATCCATCATATTCTTATGGGGAGATTGAAAGGAAGCGACAGGAAGTGATTAAAAAACTTCAAAATGAAGGCATTTTTTTAAATCAGCAAGATATCCGTTTGCCTACTATCATTAAGCGTATTGCTTTGATAGGTTCTCCAGAAACATCTGGATTTCGTGACTTCCAAAACGAATTATTTGTCAATTATGACTTTAATAAATTTAAGGTTAAGATATTCCCGGTGAGTGTTCAAGGGGAAACTGCTATACCTGGAATTGTAGATGCAATCAAAGAAGCTAATTGTTATGACGTGGATGTGATCGCAATTTTGAGAGGAGGAGGGAGTAAAATGGATTTAGCTTTGTTTGATGATTATCGGATAGCGAAGGAAATTTGTTTATCTCGTTTGCCTGTACTTACAGGGATAGGTCACGAAACCGATGAGGTTGTATCGGACTTAGTGGCAAGGCAACACTTTATAACGCCCACAGCGGTTGGCCAATTTATTCAGTATGGAGTTCAATCGTTCCAAAAAATAATGCGTGAATTATATGATAAGACTATACAACTTTCTCTACAAGACTTAGGGGGAGCGAGAGAAGAATTCTTACATTATAACAATTATCTGACTCATTATGTAAGAGAACTCATCCAATATTGGAAGCAGACTTTTAGAGAATTTGGCTTTGAGATTTCAGAAAAATCAAGAGAATATGTATATAGTGAGAAATCTGATTTAATGGACCTTAGTCATGACTTAACAACAGAGCTTCAGCGTTTGTTGCATCGAGAAGTAAGTGGATTAGAGTTGCAACAAGAACGTATATTTAATTTAAGTTTGAATCAGCTGGAAAGAGAAAGAATAAATCTGAGTAATCAAGAAGAGTTGTTGGCGCTGTTGAATCCATTAAAAATTTTATCTGCTGGCTTTACTATCTCAACAATTGGAGATCAAGATGTGAGGGATGTAGATGTACAGATAGGGGATGAGATGAGAACATTAGCTTCCAATTCATTATTAGTAAGTAAAATAATATCAAAAACAGAATTAGATCATGGGAATAATTGA
- a CDS encoding transglycosylase SLT domain-containing protein has translation MLKKIVITLFCLLGVIVFLYSKDIGVTPSLPTYEDHVELDENSLLKEHLIDDSLIISYVDYGQIFEEGWYDLAKPLFWKTIMRLSEDSCVINIGNTREIIAYFAVKEWNKKTDDQKDKYRDSIRNSRNLDASTRIFMTIGKKNFYTYDNILMDISQGTKVFHDEGVDPWYAQAILMIESPGKLAKSSVGAYGPFQLMPGVARNMGLTVNKYQDDRKDFTKSAIGSSRLIARICIPEAKKILDDRGICYKETDLWFRLFVLHVYHAGAANVAAVVREIGPEDGGMELIQQMWTTKAAKFGNASQNYSQLALAATLILDEILWGC, from the coding sequence ATGCTGAAAAAGATAGTCATAACCTTATTTTGCCTTTTAGGTGTTATCGTATTCCTATATTCTAAAGATATTGGTGTTACACCTTCTTTGCCTACTTATGAAGATCATGTAGAATTGGATGAAAACAGTTTGTTAAAAGAACATCTGATAGATGATTCTTTGATTATATCTTATGTGGATTATGGACAGATATTTGAGGAGGGTTGGTACGACTTAGCCAAGCCATTATTTTGGAAAACTATTATGAGATTATCTGAAGATTCATGTGTGATTAATATAGGAAACACTCGAGAAATCATAGCATATTTTGCAGTTAAGGAATGGAATAAAAAGACAGATGACCAAAAGGATAAATACCGAGATTCAATCAGAAATTCAAGAAATTTAGATGCTTCTACGCGTATTTTTATGACTATCGGAAAAAAGAATTTCTATACATACGATAATATCCTAATGGATATTAGTCAAGGAACTAAAGTATTTCATGATGAAGGTGTAGATCCTTGGTATGCACAAGCGATATTGATGATTGAGAGTCCGGGAAAGCTTGCCAAATCATCGGTGGGGGCGTATGGACCTTTTCAATTGATGCCTGGAGTTGCGCGTAATATGGGGCTGACAGTCAATAAATATCAGGATGATCGTAAGGATTTTACAAAATCAGCTATTGGATCAAGTAGATTAATTGCGAGAATTTGTATTCCAGAAGCAAAAAAGATTTTGGATGACAGAGGAATTTGCTACAAAGAAACAGATTTGTGGTTTAGACTTTTTGTTTTGCATGTGTATCATGCTGGTGCTGCAAATGTAGCAGCCGTTGTTCGTGAAATTGGACCAGAAGATGGCGGAATGGAGCTGATTCAACAGATGTGGACCACCAAAGCAGCTAAATTTGGGAATGCTTCTCAAAATTATTCTCAATTAGCTTTAGCTGCGACACTAATTCTTGATGAAATCCTCTGGGGATGCTAG